A DNA window from Streptomyces bacillaris contains the following coding sequences:
- a CDS encoding PRC-barrel domain-containing protein, with amino-acid sequence MQTDIDPRRLIGRKAFDRKGTKIGTVDEVYLDDATGVPEWAAVRTGLFSRDAFVPLEPSEFVDDTLRVPFDRALIKGAPDFGVGRHLSPEQELQLYRHYGLDSSPAAETGPDRDFGRLAGQEE; translated from the coding sequence GTGCAGACCGATATCGATCCGCGCCGCCTGATCGGCCGCAAGGCGTTCGATCGCAAGGGCACCAAGATCGGGACGGTGGATGAGGTCTATCTCGACGACGCGACCGGTGTGCCCGAGTGGGCGGCCGTACGCACCGGCCTCTTCAGCCGGGACGCGTTCGTCCCGCTGGAACCCAGCGAGTTCGTCGACGACACCCTGCGGGTCCCCTTCGACCGCGCGCTGATCAAGGGCGCCCCGGACTTCGGCGTCGGCCGGCACCTCTCCCCTGAGCAGGAGCTGCAGCTCTACCGGCACTACGGTCTGGACTCCTCCCCGGCCGCGGAGACCGGCCCCGACCGCGACTTCGGCAGGCTGGCCGGCCAGGAGGAGTAG
- the gcvP gene encoding aminomethyl-transferring glycine dehydrogenase, translated as MTPRRTPLSQLEQGIPFEQRHIGPDAEAQAKMLAQVGYGSLDELTAAAVPDVIKSAEALDLPSARTEAEVLAELRSLADRNKVLAPMIGLGYYGTFTPPVILRNVMENPAWYTAYTPYQPEISQGRLEALLNFQTMVADLTGLPTSGASLLDEGTAAAEAMALSRRVGKVKNGVFLVDADTLPQTVAVIRTRAEPTGVEVVVADLSEGIPAEIAERGVFGVLLQYPGASGAVRTIEPVIEQAHELGAIVTVAADLLALTLLTSPGALGADIAVGTTQRFGVPMGFGGPHAGFMAVREKFARSLPGRLVGVSVDADGNKAYRLALQTREQHIRREKATSNICTAQVLLAVMAGMYAVYHGPDGLRTIARRTHRYATILAEGLRAAGAEVVHGSFFDTLTVRVPGKAADIVADARERGVNLRRVDADHVSIACDETTTRAQIAAVWAAFGADGDIEALDGSAADALPGTLLRSDDILTHPVFHQHRSETAMLRYLRKLADRDYALDRGMIPLGSCTMKLNATAEMESITWPEFGALHPFAPADQAQGFLTLIRELEERLAEVTGYDAVSIQPNAGSQGEFAGLLAVRAYHRANGDDQRTVCLIPSSAHGTNAASAVMAGMKVVVVKTADDGEVDVADLRAKIEQYRDELAVLMITYPSTHGVFEEHVADICGEVHDAGGQVYVDGANLNALVGLAKPGKFGGDVSHLNLHKTFCIPHGGGGPGVGPVGVRAHLAPYLPNHPLQPAAGPETGVGPISAAPWGSAGILPISWAYVRLMGGEGLKRATQVAVLAANYIAKRLEPHYPILYTGPAGLVAHECIVDLRPISKATGVSIDDVAKRLIDYGFHSPTMSFPVAGTLMIEPTESEDLAELDRFCDTMIAIRAEIEKVASGEWSADDNPLANAPHTAAALGGDWAHGYSREEAVFPAGVSAADKYWPPVRRIDGAFGDRNLVCSCPPLEEYDG; from the coding sequence ATGACCCCCCGTCGCACTCCGCTCTCCCAGCTGGAGCAGGGCATTCCGTTCGAGCAGCGCCACATAGGGCCCGACGCCGAGGCCCAGGCGAAGATGCTCGCCCAGGTCGGCTACGGCTCCCTCGACGAGCTGACCGCCGCCGCGGTGCCCGATGTGATCAAGAGTGCGGAGGCCCTGGACCTTCCCTCGGCCCGCACCGAGGCGGAGGTGCTGGCCGAGCTGCGCTCGCTGGCCGACCGCAACAAGGTCCTCGCCCCGATGATCGGCCTCGGCTACTACGGCACCTTCACGCCGCCGGTCATCCTGCGCAACGTCATGGAGAACCCCGCGTGGTACACGGCCTACACGCCGTACCAGCCGGAGATCTCCCAGGGCCGCCTGGAGGCCCTGCTCAACTTCCAGACGATGGTCGCCGACCTCACCGGGCTGCCCACCTCCGGCGCCTCCCTGCTCGACGAGGGCACCGCCGCCGCCGAGGCCATGGCGCTCTCCCGGCGCGTCGGCAAGGTCAAGAACGGCGTCTTCCTGGTCGACGCCGACACCCTGCCCCAGACCGTCGCGGTGATCCGGACCCGCGCCGAGCCGACCGGCGTCGAGGTCGTCGTCGCGGACCTCAGCGAGGGCATCCCCGCCGAGATCGCCGAGCGCGGCGTCTTCGGCGTGCTGCTCCAGTACCCGGGCGCCTCCGGGGCCGTCCGTACCATCGAGCCCGTTATCGAGCAGGCCCACGAGCTGGGCGCGATCGTCACCGTCGCCGCCGACCTGCTGGCCCTCACCCTGCTCACCTCGCCCGGCGCGCTCGGCGCCGACATCGCGGTCGGCACCACCCAGCGCTTCGGCGTGCCCATGGGCTTCGGCGGCCCGCACGCCGGCTTCATGGCCGTCCGCGAGAAGTTCGCCCGCTCCCTGCCCGGCCGCCTCGTCGGCGTCTCCGTCGACGCCGACGGCAACAAGGCCTACCGCCTCGCCCTCCAGACCCGCGAGCAGCACATCCGCCGCGAGAAGGCCACCAGCAACATCTGTACGGCACAGGTGCTGCTCGCCGTCATGGCCGGGATGTACGCCGTCTACCACGGCCCCGACGGGCTGCGCACGATCGCCCGCCGCACCCACCGCTACGCCACGATCCTCGCCGAGGGCCTGCGTGCCGCCGGTGCGGAGGTCGTGCACGGCTCCTTCTTCGACACCCTGACCGTGCGTGTGCCCGGCAAGGCCGCCGACATCGTCGCGGACGCCCGCGAGCGCGGGGTCAACCTCCGCCGCGTCGACGCCGACCACGTCTCCATCGCCTGCGACGAGACCACCACCCGGGCGCAGATCGCCGCCGTGTGGGCCGCCTTCGGCGCCGACGGCGATATCGAGGCGCTGGACGGCTCGGCCGCCGACGCGCTGCCCGGGACGCTGCTGCGCTCCGACGACATCCTGACCCACCCGGTCTTCCACCAGCACCGCTCCGAGACCGCGATGCTGCGCTACCTGCGCAAGCTCGCCGACCGCGACTACGCGCTGGACCGGGGCATGATCCCGCTCGGCTCCTGCACCATGAAGCTGAACGCGACCGCCGAGATGGAGTCCATCACCTGGCCCGAGTTCGGCGCGCTGCACCCCTTCGCCCCGGCCGACCAGGCCCAGGGCTTCCTCACGCTCATCCGTGAGCTGGAGGAGCGCCTGGCCGAGGTCACCGGTTACGACGCCGTCTCCATCCAGCCCAACGCCGGCTCCCAGGGCGAGTTCGCGGGCCTCCTGGCCGTGCGCGCGTACCACCGGGCCAACGGCGACGACCAGCGCACGGTCTGCCTGATCCCCTCCTCCGCGCACGGCACCAACGCCGCCAGCGCGGTCATGGCGGGCATGAAGGTCGTCGTGGTGAAGACCGCCGACGACGGCGAGGTCGACGTCGCGGACCTGCGCGCCAAGATCGAGCAGTACCGCGACGAGCTGGCCGTCCTCATGATCACCTACCCGTCGACGCACGGCGTCTTCGAGGAGCACGTCGCGGACATCTGCGGTGAGGTGCACGACGCGGGCGGCCAGGTCTACGTGGACGGCGCCAACCTCAACGCGCTGGTCGGGCTCGCCAAGCCCGGCAAGTTCGGCGGCGACGTCTCGCACCTGAACCTGCACAAGACCTTCTGCATCCCGCACGGGGGCGGCGGCCCCGGCGTCGGCCCGGTCGGCGTCCGCGCCCACCTCGCCCCGTACCTCCCCAACCACCCGCTCCAGCCCGCCGCGGGCCCGGAGACCGGTGTGGGCCCGATCTCGGCCGCTCCCTGGGGCTCGGCGGGCATCCTGCCGATCTCGTGGGCGTACGTCCGGCTGATGGGCGGCGAGGGGCTCAAGCGCGCCACGCAGGTCGCGGTGCTGGCGGCCAACTACATCGCCAAGCGCCTGGAGCCGCACTACCCGATCCTCTACACCGGCCCGGCCGGGCTCGTCGCCCACGAGTGCATCGTGGACCTGCGGCCGATCTCCAAGGCCACCGGCGTCTCCATCGACGACGTCGCCAAGCGCCTGATCGACTACGGCTTCCACTCGCCGACCATGTCGTTCCCGGTGGCCGGCACGCTGATGATCGAGCCGACCGAGAGCGAGGACCTCGCGGAGCTGGACCGGTTCTGCGACACCATGATCGCGATCCGCGCCGAGATCGAGAAGGTCGCCTCCGGCGAGTGGAGCGCGGACGACAACCCGCTGGCCAACGCCCCGCACACCGCCGCCGCGCTCGGTGGCGACTGGGCGCACGGCTACAGCCGCGAGGAGGCCGTCTTCCCGGCCGGGGTCTCGGCCGCCGACAAGTACTGGCCGCCGGTGCGCCGGATCGACGGTGCCTTCGGTGACCGGAACCTGGTCTGCTCCTGCCCGCCGCTGGAGGAGTACGACGGCTGA
- a CDS encoding DUF5999 family protein, with product MCQHQPPCPTADSPDREAARLTAHHPEQGWSLLCNGVLLFEDTGELLPDGQIIAPHRPLATSSVVKAA from the coding sequence ATGTGCCAACACCAGCCACCCTGCCCCACCGCCGACTCCCCCGACCGGGAGGCGGCCCGCCTGACGGCCCACCACCCGGAACAGGGGTGGAGCCTTCTGTGCAACGGCGTCCTGCTCTTCGAGGACACCGGCGAGCTGCTGCCCGACGGGCAGATCATCGCACCGCACCGGCCGCTGGCGACGAGCAGCGTGGTGAAGGCCGCCTGA
- a CDS encoding glutamate-cysteine ligase family protein, whose product MGEKVVAGAVDLSDRQAYRTKLNQCLEGLGRLLAERRFDRPRNLMGLEIELNLAGTDGLPRMMNQEVLQRIASRDFQTELGMFNLEVNIVPHRLGGRVFDQLSEELRTGLAYAHRKAGEVDAGIVMIGILPTLGEHDVVSANLSDVDRYTLLNDQMAAARGEDFALDIEGVDHLVCSSPSIAPESACTSVQLHLQVTPDRFADVWNAAQAVAAVQIALGANAPFLFGKELWRESRPPLFQQATDVRPPELANQGVRPRTWFGERWITSAYELFEENLRYFPPLLPICDEEEPLRVLDEGGVPELAELVLHNGTVYRWNRPVYGTVDGVPHLRVENRVLPAGPTVTDVIANSAFYYGLVRALAEESRPVWSKLPFEAAAENFTEACRHGIDAELLWPRPGRAGGLAKIPAVQLVREELLPLAAAGLDAWQIEPADRDRYLGVIEERCKRRVNGASWQVATYRRALEAGLGRDAALAATTRRYAELMHAGEPVHTWPVGFPAP is encoded by the coding sequence ATGGGGGAGAAGGTCGTGGCGGGCGCCGTTGACCTGTCCGATCGGCAGGCGTACCGCACCAAGCTCAACCAGTGCCTGGAGGGGCTGGGCAGACTGCTGGCGGAGCGGAGGTTCGACCGTCCCCGAAACCTGATGGGGCTGGAGATAGAGCTGAATCTCGCGGGAACCGACGGTCTGCCGCGGATGATGAATCAGGAAGTGCTCCAGCGCATCGCGAGCCGGGATTTCCAGACCGAACTCGGGATGTTCAATCTGGAAGTAAATATCGTTCCGCACCGGCTCGGCGGCCGGGTATTCGATCAGCTCTCGGAGGAGCTGCGGACCGGTCTCGCCTATGCGCACCGCAAGGCCGGTGAGGTGGACGCGGGGATCGTCATGATCGGAATCCTGCCCACGCTCGGCGAGCACGACGTGGTCTCGGCCAATCTCTCCGACGTGGACCGCTACACCCTGCTCAACGATCAAATGGCGGCCGCCCGGGGGGAGGATTTCGCCCTGGATATCGAAGGCGTCGACCATCTGGTCTGCTCCTCGCCGTCGATCGCCCCCGAATCGGCCTGCACCTCGGTGCAGTTGCACCTCCAGGTGACGCCCGACCGGTTCGCGGACGTGTGGAACGCGGCCCAGGCGGTCGCCGCCGTGCAGATCGCGCTGGGCGCCAACGCCCCGTTCCTCTTCGGCAAGGAACTGTGGCGCGAGTCGCGGCCGCCGCTGTTCCAGCAGGCCACCGACGTACGGCCGCCGGAGCTGGCCAACCAGGGGGTACGGCCCCGGACCTGGTTCGGGGAGCGGTGGATCACCTCCGCCTACGAGCTGTTCGAGGAGAACCTGCGCTACTTCCCGCCGCTGCTGCCGATCTGCGACGAGGAGGAGCCGCTGCGGGTCCTCGACGAGGGCGGGGTGCCGGAGCTGGCCGAGCTGGTCCTCCACAACGGCACGGTCTACCGCTGGAACCGCCCGGTGTACGGCACGGTCGACGGCGTCCCGCACCTGCGGGTGGAGAACCGGGTGCTCCCGGCCGGCCCCACCGTCACCGACGTGATCGCCAACTCCGCTTTCTACTACGGGCTCGTACGGGCGCTCGCCGAGGAGTCCCGGCCGGTGTGGAGCAAGCTGCCGTTCGAGGCCGCCGCTGAGAACTTCACCGAGGCCTGCCGCCACGGCATCGACGCCGAACTGCTCTGGCCACGCCCCGGCCGCGCGGGCGGGCTGGCGAAGATCCCCGCCGTACAGCTCGTACGGGAGGAACTGCTGCCGCTTGCCGCGGCCGGGCTCGACGCCTGGCAGATCGAGCCCGCCGACCGGGACCGCTACCTCGGGGTCATCGAGGAGCGGTGCAAGCGGCGGGTCAACGGGGCCTCCTGGCAGGTCGCCACCTACCGCCGGGCCCTGGAGGCCGGACTCGGCCGGGACGCGGCCCTGGCGGCGACCACCCGGCGCTACGCCGAGCTGATGCACGCGGGGGAGCCGGTGCACACCTGGCCGGTGGGGTTCCCGGCACCCTGA
- a CDS encoding substrate-binding and VWA domain-containing protein yields the protein MGRHSLPDAYAPEERGEASPRRRRRTIAIATLLVLAVATGAGVAVKGGLLSFSESCEDSAVRLSLAASPDIAPAVREIAEQTRADEVTSDGHCLDVEVVARDSYKVADALAGGEAPGFQVWLPDSDLWLDRAEGLGTGIPISPSDSIASSPVALAMVPSAAGRLGWPEKTYSWAELVATTLGTEKVRLGAADPARSATGLLALTSIGGSSAQQGGDSDIRVAETAKVLAERMSDSDAQVLETLARSGSGAEEGNPKRNQAVLISEQAAFTHNAEAADSGRLNLFYPEDGTPLLDYPYTLVDEEKLTLTQSRAALRFMTLLNDRGSRAVFARYGFRPADGSAEDTVVASAGAKSPQPYATSAAEAPSAKQLQEMLGMWTITVQSARLTTVVDASGSMSTPVPGRGRSRMDVTKESLIQALAQFTPDDEIGLWEFATTLDGTKDYRKLMPTRRLGDPAQGGSTHREKLSAAFAGLQPVPGGATGLYDTVLASYEEARSTYVKGKFNALVILTDGSNQDEDGISRSALTARLKELADPERPVPIIAIAVGPDADREEVAEIARITGGDGYEVSDPAEIQAVIFQAIMTAGQNGRAAQE from the coding sequence ATGGGACGTCACAGCTTGCCCGACGCCTACGCGCCGGAAGAACGCGGGGAGGCGTCTCCGCGGCGCAGGCGTCGCACGATCGCCATCGCCACGCTGCTCGTCCTCGCGGTGGCGACGGGGGCCGGGGTGGCGGTCAAGGGCGGACTGCTGTCGTTCTCCGAGTCGTGCGAGGACTCCGCCGTACGCCTCTCGCTCGCCGCTTCCCCGGACATCGCACCGGCGGTCCGGGAGATCGCCGAGCAGACCCGGGCGGACGAGGTGACGTCGGACGGCCACTGCCTCGACGTGGAGGTGGTCGCCCGTGACTCCTACAAGGTGGCCGACGCGCTCGCGGGCGGCGAGGCGCCCGGCTTCCAGGTCTGGCTGCCCGACTCCGACCTCTGGCTGGACCGCGCCGAGGGACTCGGTACGGGCATCCCGATCTCCCCCTCGGACTCCATCGCCTCCTCGCCGGTGGCCCTCGCCATGGTGCCGTCCGCGGCCGGGCGTCTGGGCTGGCCGGAGAAGACGTACTCCTGGGCCGAGCTGGTCGCCACGACCCTCGGGACGGAGAAGGTCCGCCTAGGCGCGGCCGATCCGGCGCGCAGCGCCACCGGTCTGCTCGCCCTCACCAGCATCGGCGGCTCGTCCGCGCAGCAGGGCGGGGACAGCGACATCCGCGTCGCGGAGACGGCGAAGGTGCTGGCCGAGCGGATGTCGGACAGCGACGCCCAGGTGCTGGAGACCCTGGCGCGCAGCGGCTCCGGCGCCGAGGAGGGCAACCCGAAACGCAACCAGGCGGTCCTCATATCCGAGCAGGCCGCCTTCACCCACAACGCGGAGGCCGCCGACAGCGGCAGGCTGAACCTCTTCTATCCCGAGGACGGCACCCCGCTGCTGGACTACCCGTACACCCTGGTCGACGAGGAGAAGCTGACCCTCACCCAGTCCCGGGCTGCCCTGCGCTTCATGACCCTGCTGAACGACAGGGGTTCGCGGGCGGTGTTCGCGCGGTACGGGTTCCGCCCGGCGGACGGGTCGGCCGAAGACACGGTGGTCGCGTCGGCGGGCGCCAAGTCACCGCAGCCGTACGCCACATCGGCGGCCGAGGCCCCGTCGGCGAAGCAGCTCCAGGAGATGCTGGGGATGTGGACGATCACCGTCCAGAGCGCCCGGCTGACCACGGTGGTCGACGCCTCGGGTTCCATGTCCACCCCGGTGCCCGGGCGCGGCCGGTCACGGATGGACGTCACCAAGGAGTCGCTGATCCAGGCTCTTGCCCAGTTCACCCCGGACGACGAGATCGGCCTGTGGGAGTTCGCCACGACGCTGGACGGCACGAAGGACTACCGGAAGCTGATGCCCACCCGTCGGCTGGGCGACCCGGCCCAGGGCGGCTCGACCCACCGGGAGAAGCTGTCGGCGGCGTTCGCGGGTCTGCAGCCCGTGCCGGGCGGGGCGACCGGGCTGTACGACACGGTACTGGCCTCGTACGAGGAGGCCCGATCGACGTATGTGAAGGGCAAGTTCAACGCCCTGGTGATCCTCACCGACGGCTCGAACCAGGACGAGGACGGCATCTCCCGGAGCGCGCTGACCGCGCGGCTGAAGGAGCTGGCCGATCCCGAGCGCCCGGTGCCGATCATCGCCATCGCGGTGGGCCCGGACGCCGACCGCGAGGAGGTAGCCGAGATCGCCCGGATCACCGGGGGCGACGGCTACGAGGTCAGCGACCCGGCGGAGATCCAGGCGGTCATCTTCCAGGCCATCATGACGGCCGGACAGAACGGGCGCGCCGCCCAGGAGTGA
- a CDS encoding CPBP family intramembrane glutamic endopeptidase, with amino-acid sequence MADSYPQVGDSRRILRSETLLVLALSLGASAVSSLISFVGSLTKPGGLKDQAATLNGSYAPGRPWLDLAWQMFGIATALVPVALVAHLLIREGAGLRTIGFDRTRPWSDLGRGTLVAAGIGSAGLAFYLVARASGFNLTVVPESLPDVWWKFPVLILSAAENSVVEEVIVVAYLLRRLDQLGWTPMASLVASSVLRGSYHLYQGIGGFIGNMVMGVVFVLLYRRWGRVGPLVVAHTLLDIGAFVGYALLAGKVDWLPTP; translated from the coding sequence GTGGCTGATTCCTATCCCCAAGTGGGCGATTCGCGAAGGATCCTGCGGTCGGAGACGCTGCTGGTCCTGGCCCTCTCCCTGGGCGCGAGTGCCGTGTCCTCACTCATCAGTTTTGTCGGATCACTGACGAAACCGGGGGGTTTGAAGGACCAGGCGGCGACGCTCAACGGTTCCTACGCGCCGGGCCGTCCATGGCTTGATCTGGCGTGGCAAATGTTCGGGATCGCAACGGCCCTGGTGCCGGTCGCCCTGGTGGCGCATCTGCTGATCCGGGAGGGGGCGGGGCTGCGGACCATCGGTTTCGACCGGACCAGGCCGTGGTCCGACCTCGGCCGCGGGACGCTGGTCGCGGCCGGCATCGGCAGCGCCGGGCTCGCCTTCTACCTGGTCGCCCGGGCGAGCGGCTTCAACCTCACCGTCGTACCGGAGTCGCTGCCCGACGTCTGGTGGAAGTTCCCCGTCCTCATCCTCTCGGCGGCGGAGAACTCCGTGGTGGAGGAGGTGATCGTCGTCGCGTATCTGCTGCGGAGACTGGACCAGCTCGGCTGGACCCCGATGGCCTCGCTGGTGGCCAGCTCCGTGCTCCGCGGCTCGTACCACCTCTACCAGGGCATCGGCGGCTTCATCGGCAACATGGTGATGGGCGTCGTCTTCGTCCTGCTGTACCGGCGCTGGGGGCGGGTGGGGCCGCTGGTGGTCGCCCATACGCTGCTCGACATCGGGGCGTTCGTCGGGTACGCGCTGCTCGCGGGGAAGGTGGACTGGCTGCCGACGCCGTAG
- a CDS encoding PhzF family phenazine biosynthesis protein — MRIRIVDAFTDRPFSGNPAGVLLLESAAFPDAERLQEIATEVNLSETAFAHPLPPGGEADWALRWFTPATEVDMCGHATLATAHVLHTTGRATGTVRFTARCGLLTATAHPDGTLTLDFPTAPLREEAAPPPGLAAALGAEPVSVHDTGEHIGDLLVEVRDEATVRGLAPDFAALVAHSRRGIIATAAAEDPARGYDYVSRGFFPGVGIDEDPVTGSAHTALAPFWSARLGRDDLTGLQASARSGLVRTALRGERTLLTGNAVTVIDGELLTTL; from the coding sequence ATGAGAATTCGTATCGTCGACGCGTTCACCGACCGCCCCTTCTCCGGCAATCCCGCAGGGGTCCTGCTGCTGGAGTCCGCAGCCTTTCCCGACGCCGAACGGCTCCAGGAGATCGCCACCGAGGTCAACCTCTCCGAGACGGCCTTCGCCCACCCGCTGCCGCCCGGCGGCGAGGCCGACTGGGCGCTGCGCTGGTTCACCCCGGCCACCGAGGTCGACATGTGCGGGCACGCCACGCTCGCCACCGCGCACGTCCTGCACACCACGGGGCGGGCCACCGGCACCGTACGGTTCACCGCGCGCTGCGGGCTCCTCACCGCCACCGCCCACCCGGACGGCACCCTCACGCTCGACTTCCCCACCGCCCCGCTCCGCGAGGAGGCCGCACCGCCGCCCGGCCTCGCGGCGGCGCTGGGGGCGGAGCCCGTCTCGGTCCACGACACCGGTGAACACATCGGCGACCTCCTCGTCGAGGTGCGCGACGAAGCGACCGTACGGGGACTCGCCCCGGACTTCGCCGCCCTCGTCGCCCACTCGCGGCGCGGCATCATCGCCACGGCCGCCGCCGAGGACCCGGCCCGTGGCTACGACTACGTCTCGCGCGGCTTCTTCCCCGGCGTCGGCATCGACGAGGACCCGGTGACCGGCAGCGCCCACACCGCGCTGGCCCCCTTCTGGTCGGCGCGGCTGGGCCGGGACGATCTCACCGGACTCCAGGCGTCCGCCCGCTCCGGCCTCGTACGCACGGCTCTGCGCGGCGAGCGCACCCTGCTGACCGGCAACGCGGTCACCGTGATCGACGGCGAGCTGCTGACCACCCTCTGA
- a CDS encoding DUF6400 family protein, which translates to MGRVRRPHRPSPGDLGHPSLSWWRPGTDGEVSPDTHRKHRHEPGPEPPLVPLTIDLTFEEAWRRAEVVAALGPDWDPVAALRSENEAYALLYSGLDAEQQRTYDRLVAAGVLPDEGPGRAAAH; encoded by the coding sequence ATCGGCCGGGTCCGGCGCCCCCACCGGCCCTCACCGGGCGACTTAGGTCACCCTTCCCTGTCGTGGTGGAGGCCTGGTACAGATGGTGAGGTTTCCCCTGATACCCACCGGAAGCACCGCCATGAGCCAGGACCAGAGCCCCCCCTCGTCCCCCTCACCATCGACCTGACCTTCGAAGAAGCCTGGCGTCGAGCCGAGGTCGTCGCCGCGCTGGGGCCCGACTGGGATCCGGTGGCCGCCCTCCGCAGCGAGAACGAGGCCTACGCCCTGCTCTACTCGGGGCTGGACGCCGAGCAGCAGCGCACCTACGACCGGCTGGTGGCCGCCGGTGTGCTGCCGGACGAGGGCCCGGGCCGTGCGGCTGCCCATTGA